The genomic segment GAGGGGGTTCGTAGCCTGAAACATACTAAACGCTTCTCAGACAGCTATTGGTTCTGGCGGGTGGCGGAAGGGATTCCAAAGACGCCAATGATGCCATACAAATCGCTCCTCTCAGAAGACCAGATCTGGCAAGTTGTCGCATTCATGCATACCTTCTCGCATGGAGGAAAACCTGTCGAACACAAAGATTATACGGGGTACAAGCGACCGGAGAAGATCAAGCCCAAGAATGTGGGGCCGATGGTCCTCGTGCCCGCCGGGGAATTTACGATGGGGAACAATGAAGGTGGTGACGATGAAAAGCCCGAGCACAAGGTCTTTCTCAATGCTTATTATATCGATGTCTATGAAGTAACGGTCGGGCAATATGCGAAGTTTCTTGACTTTACCAGTATATTCCCACCGCCGAAGTGGACGACTATGAACGAGCCGCCTCATCAGAACCGACCGGTTGTCAATGTCGATTGGGCGGATGCGAACAACTATTGCAAGTGGGCCGGCAAGCGCCTGCCGACCGAAGCCGAATGGGAGAAGGCGGCACGGGGAACAGATGGGCGCATCTATCCCTGGGGTAACGATCCACCCGATCCACTCCGCGCCAATTATGGGAAAGAGAAGGAGAAGTGGAACAAACATGATGCGCTGGCGCCGGTGGGGCAATTGAAAGCCGGCAAGAGCCCCTATGGGATCTATGATCTGGCGGGAAATGTCTGGGAATGGGTGAACGACTGGTATGACCAAGACTATTATGCGACCAGCCCATCGCAAAACCCGCCAGGACCAAAAAGCGGCAAATACAAGGTGATGCGGGGCGGCTCGTGGGACTTTGCTCCCGAGAGCCTGCGATCAGCTCGCCGGGACTTTAACATACCGTCGACCACCGACTACGACTCGCCGGCGTATCGGAACTTCAACAGTGGGTTCCGCTGTGCGAAGAGTCCGTAGGGGAACAAGGAGGCCTACCAATGACACGATCTAACACCCAAATCGCTCTAACGCTGACCGGAGTTCTCGCCACGCTCCTCACCACTGGCATGCCACTCCAGTCGGCATTCGGTGAAGGTGGTGCGCGACGTGATGTCGTACGGCAAGAACAGCAAAACGTCAAAGATGCCATCAACCACGCGGCGGAAGCAGTGGAACACGGCCAACAAGGTCATGCCGAGAAGCTTGTGACCCATGCCGAAGCCTCGCTGCAGCATGTAGTTAGAGGAGGGGAAAACCCGCATTTGGCAGAAGCGATGACCAATCTGAAAGCAGCGATTGAGCATGGTAAAGCTGGTCATGCTGACGTGGCTACGAAACATGCCGAAACTGCCGTCACCCACCTCTCTCAAGTCAAGTAACGGATGAACACCTCTCACGAAAGATGGCTTGTACGAGTGGGCAGGGGAAGATGACTCTGCCCGCTCACTCACTGTGCGGACGTGAAAGAGCAGATTTGCATGCACTTTCCGCACAGGTATGCGAGCGACCGGTGAGCCTCAAGCGGTTCCGTGCAAACCAGGCATAGGCCCTCACGACAAGTGGCTCGACTAAAGAAAGACGACTGAGTCTCGCCAAGAATCCCAGGCCAACTGCCTCCCACATAGCTCGAAATACCTCGACGCCGGTGATCACAGTCCCGTTGACCCAACGAGCATGAATGATTCTCCCAAGTTCAGCGGGAGAGATATTTATAGATGTTGGGTCATAGTCCGGCCGTGAGAAGTCGCAAAATACCAGTAGCCGTCGCTTATCCAACCGTCTCATGAGGGCGATTTCTCGATCGCAAATCGGACAGGCTCCATCAAAGAATACGGTGAGCGGGTAGGATGCCATATGATCGACCTCTCCTCGTAATCCGCGAGATATGGTTTGCCTCATGAATCGATCCAACCTGTGATCCAACTCAGCAAAGTTCTCCAGCACCCGAGCACATATTCTTCATACGGTAGTTGATCAATAACTCACGCCTGGCGAGCACGCCATCTTTCTCTCCGCAGTTTCGGTATCCATTCACTCCCCTAGTCAGTTTCATAAGACCAACTCGACGTCCACAGGCTTGAATGACATATCTGGATAGGCCCACGAGCTTCGTAACTATATATTTTATTTAAATATTTCATTTTATAAATCTATTCTATTTTTATGTCCATTGTTTGTCAACTCTTTTTAATGATAACACTTGACACCTTGGACATTATGCTTTATACATTAGACATACTTTTGACATACACTGAGCCTCATTCAATGGAGGTCGCCATGGCAAGCGCGAAACAAAGAACGAGAGTCGGTGAACTTGGAAGTAAATCAGACTTCTCTCCAACACTGCGTCCATCAAGCTGCTGCAGATGTGGCGGTCTTATGGTGAAGGAAATCTCTATGGACCTGTGGAATAGCATGAGCGAATTAGAATGCGTCACAAGACGATGCGTGCAGTGCGGTGACATCATCGATGCCGTCATTTTACGTAATCGTTGCGTTCATCAAGAGCCAACGACCATCCAACATCCAAGACAATCTTTAGGGCGCGCGGGCTCAATCGAGAGATGATCACTATGGAACGGTCTCTGTTAGGACACTATGCGACGATACATTTTGAATTGACTCATTCCCCTACTCCGACAAATCAGAATCGTCCTGTTGTTCCAAGCAGACTTTCGGCTGGGCACCCACGCATGGAGTATTAATTTTAC from the Nitrospira sp. genome contains:
- a CDS encoding metal-binding protein SmbP, whose translation is MTRSNTQIALTLTGVLATLLTTGMPLQSAFGEGGARRDVVRQEQQNVKDAINHAAEAVEHGQQGHAEKLVTHAEASLQHVVRGGENPHLAEAMTNLKAAIEHGKAGHADVATKHAETAVTHLSQVK
- a CDS encoding DUF393 domain-containing protein, translating into MRQTISRGLRGEVDHMASYPLTVFFDGACPICDREIALMRRLDKRRLLVFCDFSRPDYDPTSINISPAELGRIIHARWVNGTVITGVEVFRAMWEAVGLGFLARLSRLSLVEPLVVRAYAWFARNRLRLTGRSHTCAESACKSALSRPHSE
- a CDS encoding c-type cytochrome, whose protein sequence is MSGRMIAQCIMVLVSSLTLSGGIAGSAELMPLDPVPAAYANNKMPAGWWTDPKIIEEGKKIYVGEADPLVSCTGCHGEDGEPVRSGEGVRSLKHTKRFSDSYWFWRVAEGIPKTPMMPYKSLLSEDQIWQVVAFMHTFSHGGKPVEHKDYTGYKRPEKIKPKNVGPMVLVPAGEFTMGNNEGGDDEKPEHKVFLNAYYIDVYEVTVGQYAKFLDFTSIFPPPKWTTMNEPPHQNRPVVNVDWADANNYCKWAGKRLPTEAEWEKAARGTDGRIYPWGNDPPDPLRANYGKEKEKWNKHDALAPVGQLKAGKSPYGIYDLAGNVWEWVNDWYDQDYYATSPSQNPPGPKSGKYKVMRGGSWDFAPESLRSARRDFNIPSTTDYDSPAYRNFNSGFRCAKSP